Proteins from a genomic interval of Lactococcus protaetiae:
- a CDS encoding restriction endonuclease subunit S, protein MATILAGGDLPEKYNKGQKEPSEEFPYPIYSNGTGNQSLYGFANSYRIDDEAVTISARGTLGWHTIRSAKFTPIVRLLTLIPDKEIISTKFLNYILTQAELGGVQTGIPSLTKPMVEKVKIAIPPLNLQSKIVEILDKFQALTEDVSGLLPEEIALRQKQYAYYREQLLTFTANSGKASQPASQPASH, encoded by the coding sequence GTGGCAACGATTTTGGCTGGCGGAGATTTACCTGAAAAATATAACAAAGGTCAGAAAGAACCCAGTGAGGAATTTCCGTATCCGATTTATTCAAATGGTACAGGAAATCAGAGCTTATATGGATTTGCCAATAGTTATCGCATTGATGATGAGGCCGTTACAATTTCCGCACGCGGAACTTTAGGCTGGCATACAATAAGAAGTGCAAAATTTACACCGATTGTACGTCTGCTAACTTTAATACCTGATAAAGAAATCATTTCGACTAAATTTCTAAATTATATTCTAACACAAGCAGAATTGGGCGGTGTGCAGACAGGAATTCCAAGTTTAACCAAACCAATGGTTGAAAAAGTCAAAATCGCTATACCTCCCCTCAACCTCCAATCCAAAATCGTGGAAATCCTCGATAAGTTCCAAGCACTGACGGAGGACGTGTCAGGACTTTTGCCTGAGGAAATCGCCTTGCGTCAAAAACAATATGCTTATTATCGTGAACAGCTCTTGACATTTACCGCAAATAGTGGTAAAGCCAGCCAGCCAGCCAGCCAGCCAGCCAGCCATTAA
- a CDS encoding restriction endonuclease subunit S, translated as MREAAEKVGVSLDDLVKVIWTTLGEIGEFVRGNGMQKADFVENGFPAIHYGQIYTKYGLSANQTFSYVSADLAKKLKIADKNDLLLATTSENDEDVCKPLAWLGEKAAISGDMMLFRHQQNVKFLAYYIQTTMFQSAKKKKITGTKVRRVSSADLSTMKIPVPSLSEQTHIVEILDRFDTLTSDLIVGLPREIELRQKQYEYWREQLLSFKKIKF; from the coding sequence TTGCGTGAAGCCGCTGAGAAAGTTGGCGTTTCGCTGGATGATTTGGTAAAAGTGATTTGGACAACGTTAGGGGAAATCGGTGAGTTTGTGCGCGGTAATGGAATGCAAAAAGCGGATTTTGTAGAAAATGGTTTTCCAGCCATTCATTATGGGCAAATTTATACAAAGTATGGACTGTCAGCTAATCAAACTTTTAGCTACGTTTCTGCTGACTTAGCGAAGAAACTCAAGATTGCTGATAAAAATGACTTGTTACTTGCGACAACCTCTGAAAATGATGAAGATGTATGTAAACCACTCGCTTGGTTAGGCGAAAAAGCTGCAATTTCGGGAGATATGATGCTTTTTCGACATCAACAAAATGTTAAATTTTTAGCTTATTACATTCAAACCACAATGTTTCAATCAGCTAAAAAGAAAAAAATTACAGGAACAAAAGTTCGACGTGTATCGTCAGCAGATTTATCAACTATGAAAATTCCAGTGCCCTCTCTGTCAGAACAAACCCACATCGTCGAAATTCTCGATCGCTTTGATACCCTCACGTCAGACCTGATAGTGGGCTTACCAAGGGAGATTGAGCTCCGACAAAAACAGTATGAGTATTGGCGAGAGCAGTTATTAAGCTTTAAAAAAATAAAATTTTAG